The following are encoded in a window of Flavobacteriales bacterium genomic DNA:
- a CDS encoding peptidylprolyl isomerase: MTEAQNPEDGLYATIKTGKGDIRIKLEYQRAPMTVANFVALAEGKMKNSAKPDGTPYYDGIIFHRVIPGFMIQCGDPTGTGRGGPGYAFSDEIHPELKHDRAGTLSMANAGPSTNGSQLFITNGPTPHLDGRHAVFGYVVKGQDVVDAIAAVPRGQADRPNQDVRMEKVTIERIGKDAKAWDAMKVLDANKDKFKAR; the protein is encoded by the coding sequence ATGACCGAAGCACAGAACCCCGAGGATGGCCTTTACGCCACGATCAAGACCGGCAAGGGCGACATCCGCATCAAACTGGAGTACCAGCGCGCCCCGATGACGGTGGCCAATTTCGTGGCCCTGGCCGAAGGCAAGATGAAGAACAGCGCCAAGCCCGATGGAACGCCCTACTACGATGGCATCATCTTCCACCGCGTGATACCCGGATTCATGATCCAGTGTGGCGACCCCACGGGCACCGGACGCGGGGGGCCGGGCTACGCCTTCAGCGACGAGATACATCCGGAACTCAAGCATGACCGGGCGGGCACCTTGAGCATGGCCAACGCAGGCCCCAGCACCAATGGCAGTCAGCTTTTCATCACCAATGGCCCCACGCCTCACCTGGATGGCCGCCACGCCGTGTTCGGCTATGTGGTGAAGGGCCAGGACGTGGTGGACGCCATAGCCGCCGTGCCCCGTGGCCAGGCCGATCGCCCGAACCAGGACGTGCGCATGGAGAAGGTCACCATCGAGCGCATCGGCAAGGATGCCAAGGCGTGGGACGCCATGAAGGTGCTGGACGCGAACAAGGACAAGTTCAAGGCCCGCTAA
- a CDS encoding ParA family protein — protein MAKIISIVNQKGGVGKTTTAINLAASLGVLERRTLLVDADPQANATSGTGFDPRQVKASIYECIINDTPASEVIVGTDNPNLDLLPGHIDLVGAEIEMIDMPEREQQMKRVLEPLRDQYDFIIIDCSPSLGLVTVNSLTCADSVIVPVQCEYFALEGLGKLLNTIKIVQQRLNPELNIEGMLLTMYDSRLRLANQVVEEVKTHFQQLVFDTVIHRNVALGEAPSHGHTIIMHDASSKGAVNYLNLAREILQKNSLTRIPDSERTIPIEEAE, from the coding sequence ATGGCCAAGATCATCTCCATTGTGAACCAGAAAGGCGGCGTGGGCAAGACCACCACCGCCATCAACCTCGCCGCCAGCCTGGGCGTGCTGGAGCGCCGCACCCTGCTGGTGGACGCCGACCCGCAGGCCAACGCCACCAGCGGCACCGGCTTCGACCCCCGGCAGGTCAAGGCCAGCATCTACGAGTGCATCATCAACGACACGCCGGCCAGCGAGGTGATCGTGGGCACCGACAACCCCAATCTGGACCTGCTGCCGGGACACATCGACCTGGTGGGCGCCGAGATCGAGATGATCGACATGCCCGAGCGCGAGCAGCAGATGAAGCGCGTGCTGGAGCCGCTGCGTGACCAGTACGATTTCATCATCATCGACTGTTCGCCTTCGTTGGGCCTGGTGACGGTGAACAGCCTCACCTGCGCCGACAGCGTGATCGTGCCCGTGCAGTGCGAATATTTCGCGCTGGAGGGCCTGGGCAAACTGCTCAACACCATCAAGATCGTGCAGCAGCGCCTCAACCCCGAGTTGAACATCGAGGGCATGCTGCTCACCATGTACGACAGCCGCCTGCGCCTGGCCAACCAGGTGGTGGAGGAGGTGAAGACCCACTTCCAGCAATTGGTGTTCGACACGGTGATACACCGCAACGTGGCTTTGGGCGAGGCTCCGAGCCACGGCCACACCATCATCATGCACGACGCCAGCAGCAAGGGCGCCGTCAACTACCTCAACCTGGCGCGGGAGATCCTGCAGAAGAACAGCCTCACGCGGATCCCCGACAGCGAACGCACCATCCCCATCGAGGAAGCGGAGTGA
- a CDS encoding PUR family DNA/RNA-binding protein — MSDDREDIYSKAVRAGKRTYFFDVKSTRGRDLYLTITESKKHTSSDGSAHYDKHKIFLYKEDFDKFLDGLHDAFGEIERLKASGEFVHQPRERQPEQDEPPSTPFTDVNFEDLDRKDI; from the coding sequence ATGAGCGACGACCGCGAGGACATCTATTCCAAGGCCGTAAGGGCCGGCAAGCGCACGTACTTCTTCGATGTGAAGAGCACGCGTGGCCGCGACCTCTACCTCACCATCACCGAGAGCAAGAAGCACACGTCTTCCGACGGCTCGGCGCACTACGACAAGCACAAGATCTTCCTCTACAAGGAGGATTTCGACAAGTTCCTCGATGGCCTGCACGACGCCTTCGGCGAGATCGAGCGCCTGAAGGCCTCCGGCGAATTCGTGCATCAGCCCCGCGAGCGGCAACCTGAACAGGACGAGCCGCCCAGCACCCCCTTCACGGACGTGAACTTCGAGGACCTGGACAGGAAGGATATCTGA
- the yajC gene encoding preprotein translocase subunit YajC — translation MPNLIVLQAQEQSPMNFWVMMGLLMVVFYFFMIRPQQKKAKEARKFREALQKGAKVVTIGGIHGKVVEVAETTVLVEVDSNVKLRFEKSAISPDGNAQLAEQPAAKS, via the coding sequence ATCCCGAACTTGATCGTGCTGCAGGCCCAGGAACAAAGCCCCATGAACTTCTGGGTGATGATGGGCCTTTTGATGGTGGTCTTCTACTTCTTCATGATCCGGCCCCAGCAGAAGAAGGCCAAGGAGGCACGCAAGTTCCGCGAGGCGCTGCAGAAGGGCGCCAAGGTGGTCACCATCGGCGGGATCCACGGCAAGGTGGTGGAAGTGGCCGAGACCACCGTGCTGGTGGAGGTGGACAGCAACGTGAAGCTGCGTTTCGAGAAGAGCGCCATCTCGCCCGATGGCAACGCCCAACTCGCCGAGCAGCCTGCCGCCAAGTCCTGA
- a CDS encoding metal-dependent hydrolase produces MTLTYYGHSCVGVRTAGRDLLFDPFVSANPLAKHLDPASIPADVVLLTHGHVDHVLDAEAILKRTGATLLSNFEIVTWYGKKGIENGTGMNIGGGTAVGDLRVRMTIAHHSSELPDGSYGGNPGGFVVQGPEGAFHHAGDTALTLDMQLLKRFDLKFACLPIGDVFTMGVDDAVEAAKLMGVKQVVGIHYDSFPPIVIDKPKAQATFHKAGITLHLPAIGESISL; encoded by the coding sequence ATGACCCTCACCTACTACGGCCACTCCTGCGTGGGCGTGCGCACCGCCGGCAGGGACCTGCTCTTCGACCCCTTTGTGAGCGCCAACCCGCTGGCCAAACACCTTGATCCGGCTTCCATCCCTGCCGATGTGGTGCTCCTCACCCACGGCCATGTGGACCATGTGCTCGACGCGGAGGCCATCCTGAAGCGCACCGGTGCCACGCTGCTGAGCAACTTCGAGATCGTTACGTGGTACGGCAAGAAGGGCATCGAGAACGGCACCGGCATGAACATCGGTGGCGGCACCGCCGTCGGCGACCTCCGTGTGCGCATGACCATCGCCCACCACAGCAGTGAACTGCCCGACGGCAGCTACGGCGGCAACCCCGGCGGTTTTGTGGTGCAGGGCCCGGAAGGGGCTTTCCACCATGCGGGCGACACGGCTTTGACGCTGGACATGCAACTGCTCAAGCGCTTCGACCTGAAGTTCGCCTGCCTGCCCATCGGCGACGTCTTCACCATGGGCGTGGACGATGCCGTGGAAGCCGCCAAGCTGATGGGCGTGAAGCAGGTGGTGGGCATCCACTACGACAGCTTTCCGCCCATCGTCATCGACAAGCCAAAAGCCCAGGCCACTTTTCACAAGGCCGGCATCACCCTGCACCTGCCCGCCATCGGCGAAAGCATTTCCCTGTAA
- the coaE gene encoding dephospho-CoA kinase (Dephospho-CoA kinase (CoaE) performs the final step in coenzyme A biosynthesis.), producing the protein MFKVGLTGGIGSGKSTVARVFAVLGVPVFEADAAGRRHLDEQGPVREAVKARFGQALYAGGSLDRKALAAIVFQDARALADLNAIVHPAVRATFRAWAEEQRAPYVMMEAAILTETGGHRAFDRIILVKAPEALRIQRVMRRDRVGEEEVRARMARQAGDAERERVAHEVIENDDRQLVIPQVLAVHEALEHAAAGGA; encoded by the coding sequence ATGTTCAAGGTGGGTCTCACCGGTGGCATCGGCAGTGGCAAGAGCACCGTGGCGCGCGTGTTCGCCGTGCTGGGCGTTCCCGTCTTCGAGGCCGACGCCGCGGGCCGCCGCCACCTGGATGAACAAGGTCCCGTGCGGGAGGCCGTGAAGGCCCGGTTCGGGCAGGCGCTCTATGCCGGTGGGTCCCTGGACCGCAAGGCCCTTGCGGCGATCGTGTTCCAGGATGCCAGGGCCTTGGCGGACCTGAACGCGATCGTGCATCCCGCCGTGCGCGCCACTTTTCGTGCGTGGGCCGAGGAGCAGCGGGCACCCTACGTGATGATGGAGGCGGCGATCCTCACCGAAACGGGCGGACACCGGGCCTTCGACCGTATCATACTGGTCAAGGCCCCCGAAGCGCTGCGTATCCAGCGGGTGATGCGGCGTGACCGAGTGGGAGAGGAGGAGGTGCGCGCCCGCATGGCCAGACAGGCCGGTGATGCGGAAAGGGAAAGGGTGGCCCACGAAGTGATCGAGAACGACGACCGGCAACTGGTGATCCCGCAGGTGCTGGCCGTACATGAAGCGTTGGAACATGCCGCTGCCGGAGGCGCCTGA
- a CDS encoding ABC transporter ATP-binding protein — MRPLLKLNPYFARYRGRILLGVLFIALSNLFAVYSPQVMREAIDLIAEAIAQVERPVDERALATPPMLDLWLGWTGLDLRAMIGDLATEDSVRGTVVRLAGLLALLFLVFALLKGFFMFLMRQTIIVVSRLIEYDLKNEVYAHYQQLDRAFYKRNSTGDLMNRISEDVGQVRMYLGPAVMYTINLVVLFVMCIGFMLHVNTELTLWTLAPLPVMSLVIYRVSDTINRRSMAVQQQQSRISTMAQESFSGIRVLKTHAKEAMAVDRFRDAAAEYRRRSLAQARVDALFMPSIMLLIGLSTVLTIFIGGMKLISGDPTISVGNIAEFVIYVNMLTWPFASLGWVTSLVQQASASMTRINEFLDTPPGIKAESDDLRDIRGAITFRDVSFTYPDTGIEALRSVSFHVPAGGTLAIVGHTGAGKSTVADLIARQYDASAGEVLIDGVPIRRIALHRLRSALGFVPQDVFLFSDSIRNNIAFSADPGPDVDRQVREAARAAQVHHNIEGFPHGYDTQLGERGITLSGGQKQRVSIARAILGKPRILLFDDALSAVDTATEEAILRELRAVMQGRTTIIISHRISAVRDADHILVMDHGRVAEEGTHEQLVTRGGIYAGMHAEQLLEAAREGVAGDGA, encoded by the coding sequence ATGCGACCGCTTCTGAAGCTCAATCCCTACTTCGCGCGCTACCGCGGCCGCATCCTGCTCGGGGTGCTCTTCATCGCCCTCAGCAATCTCTTCGCGGTGTACTCCCCGCAGGTCATGCGCGAGGCCATCGACCTCATCGCCGAGGCCATCGCCCAGGTGGAACGCCCCGTGGACGAGCGCGCGCTGGCCACACCACCGATGCTCGATCTGTGGCTGGGCTGGACCGGCCTGGACCTGCGCGCCATGATCGGCGACCTGGCCACCGAAGATTCCGTGCGTGGCACCGTGGTGCGCCTGGCCGGACTGCTCGCGCTGCTCTTCCTGGTCTTCGCCCTGCTGAAGGGCTTCTTCATGTTCCTGATGCGGCAGACGATCATCGTGGTGAGCCGCCTGATCGAATACGACCTGAAGAACGAGGTCTATGCCCACTACCAGCAACTGGACCGCGCCTTCTACAAGCGCAACAGCACGGGCGACCTGATGAACCGGATCAGCGAGGACGTGGGACAGGTGCGCATGTACCTCGGCCCCGCCGTGATGTACACCATCAACCTGGTGGTGCTCTTCGTGATGTGCATCGGCTTCATGTTGCACGTGAACACCGAACTCACGTTGTGGACCTTGGCCCCGCTGCCCGTGATGAGCCTGGTGATCTACCGCGTCAGCGACACCATCAACCGGCGCAGCATGGCCGTGCAGCAGCAGCAGAGCCGCATCAGCACCATGGCGCAGGAGAGTTTCAGTGGCATACGCGTGCTGAAGACCCATGCCAAGGAGGCCATGGCCGTGGACCGCTTCCGCGACGCGGCGGCCGAGTACCGGCGGCGCAGCCTGGCGCAGGCCCGGGTGGATGCGCTCTTCATGCCGTCCATCATGCTGCTCATCGGCCTCAGCACCGTGCTCACCATCTTCATCGGCGGCATGAAGCTCATCTCCGGCGATCCCACGATATCGGTGGGCAACATCGCCGAGTTCGTCATCTACGTGAACATGCTCACCTGGCCTTTCGCTTCGCTGGGCTGGGTCACTTCGCTGGTTCAGCAGGCATCCGCCAGCATGACGCGCATCAACGAGTTCCTCGACACACCGCCGGGCATCAAGGCTGAATCGGACGACCTGCGCGACATCCGCGGGGCCATCACCTTCCGCGACGTTTCCTTCACCTACCCCGACACTGGCATCGAAGCCTTGCGCAGCGTGTCATTCCACGTGCCAGCGGGTGGTACACTGGCCATTGTGGGGCATACCGGAGCGGGCAAGAGCACCGTGGCCGACCTCATCGCGCGGCAGTACGACGCCAGCGCCGGCGAGGTGCTCATCGATGGGGTGCCCATACGCCGCATCGCCCTGCACCGCCTGCGCAGCGCACTGGGCTTCGTGCCGCAGGACGTCTTCCTCTTCAGCGACAGCATCCGCAACAACATAGCCTTCAGCGCCGACCCCGGCCCGGATGTGGACCGCCAGGTGCGCGAGGCGGCGCGTGCCGCGCAGGTGCACCACAACATCGAGGGATTCCCCCACGGCTACGACACGCAACTGGGCGAGCGTGGCATCACCCTCAGCGGCGGGCAGAAGCAGCGCGTGAGCATCGCCCGGGCCATCCTGGGCAAGCCGCGCATCCTGCTGTTCGACGACGCGCTAAGCGCCGTGGATACCGCCACCGAAGAAGCCATCCTGCGTGAATTGCGCGCCGTGATGCAGGGGCGCACCACCATCATCATCAGCCACCGCATCAGTGCCGTGCGCGACGCGGACCACATTCTTGTGATGGACCACGGCCGCGTGGCCGAGGAAGGCACCCACGAGCAGCTTGTGACGCGTGGCGGCATCTACGCCGGCATGCACGCCGAACAGTTGCTGGAAGCCGCCCGCGAAGGCGTGGCCGGGGACGGGGCGTGA
- a CDS encoding DUF1573 domain-containing protein: MTLLVAMMLFLPSCWITDHSERDITPDDIRFPASGYEKADTKDHPVMRFDRTHIDMGTIVQGTQFTDRYTFTNTGRSALVITDVRGSCGCTVSKDWPRQPIKPGEKASIEVSFDSEGRTGRQDKTVTVVANTSPPSTVLTLGGEVVGPSGVEPVE; encoded by the coding sequence ATGACCTTGCTGGTGGCGATGATGCTTTTCCTGCCGTCCTGCTGGATCACCGACCACAGCGAGCGCGATATCACGCCGGACGATATCCGCTTCCCGGCCTCGGGCTATGAGAAGGCCGATACGAAGGACCATCCGGTGATGCGTTTCGACCGCACGCACATCGATATGGGCACCATCGTGCAGGGCACACAATTCACCGATCGGTACACCTTCACCAATACGGGCCGCAGCGCCCTGGTGATAACCGATGTGCGCGGCAGTTGTGGCTGCACGGTGAGCAAGGACTGGCCACGCCAGCCCATCAAACCCGGCGAGAAGGCCTCGATCGAAGTGAGTTTCGACAGCGAAGGCCGCACCGGACGACAGGACAAGACCGTGACCGTGGTGGCCAACACCAGCCCGCCCAGCACCGTGCTCACCCTCGGCGGTGAGGTGGTGGGGCCCAGCGGTGTGGAACCCGTGGAGTAA
- a CDS encoding ParB/RepB/Spo0J family partition protein, with protein MKKKGLGRGLSALLDDPASDITSTARPVGEAAAPRTAGSISALLIAHIEPNPFQPRAHFSEEALSELAQSIRELGVIQPVTVRKVGYDRYQLISGERRFRAAQLAGLGELPAYIRIANDEAMLEMALVENIQREELDAIEVAISFQRLIEEVKLTQEQLSEKVGKDRSTVTNYLRLLKLPAEIQLGLRQRTIGMGHARALIAIADPIRQVELYHRIVESQLSVRQVEELARQSATAKGHRTPAFAPRANKELARRISDRVGSKVNVKQSPQGRGKIEITFKNEEELKRLVELLG; from the coding sequence ATGAAGAAGAAAGGATTGGGACGCGGACTGAGCGCCCTGCTGGACGACCCGGCCAGCGACATCACCTCCACGGCGCGGCCGGTGGGCGAAGCGGCGGCACCGCGCACGGCGGGCAGCATCAGCGCGCTGCTCATCGCGCACATCGAGCCCAACCCCTTCCAGCCGCGCGCGCACTTCAGCGAGGAAGCCCTGTCGGAACTGGCCCAGAGTATCCGTGAGCTGGGCGTCATCCAGCCCGTGACGGTGCGTAAGGTGGGCTACGACCGCTACCAGCTCATCAGCGGAGAACGCCGCTTCCGCGCCGCGCAACTGGCCGGCCTGGGCGAACTGCCCGCCTACATCCGCATCGCGAACGACGAGGCCATGCTGGAGATGGCCCTGGTGGAGAACATCCAGCGCGAGGAACTCGACGCCATCGAGGTGGCCATCAGCTTCCAGCGCCTCATCGAGGAGGTGAAGCTCACCCAGGAGCAACTCAGCGAAAAGGTGGGCAAGGACCGAAGCACCGTCACCAACTACCTGCGCTTGCTGAAGCTGCCGGCGGAGATCCAGTTGGGGCTGCGCCAGCGCACCATCGGCATGGGCCACGCCCGCGCGCTCATCGCCATCGCGGACCCCATCCGCCAGGTGGAGCTCTACCACCGCATCGTGGAGAGCCAGTTGAGTGTGCGCCAGGTGGAGGAACTGGCCCGCCAGAGCGCCACCGCCAAGGGCCACCGCACGCCCGCCTTCGCCCCGCGCGCCAACAAGGAACTGGCCCGCCGCATCTCGGACCGCGTGGGCAGCAAGGTGAATGTGAAGCAAAGCCCCCAAGGCCGGGGCAAGATCGAGATCACCTTCAAGAACGAGGAGGAACTGAAACGGCTGGTGGAGTTGCTGGGGTGA
- a CDS encoding transcription antitermination protein NusB → MLNRRYLRIKVFQTLYAYWQSDEASPARLEKEMIAGIERTYDLFLALLLAFGELRHVVQLRMEERRKKHLPTQEDLAPNMRLVEEPLLRAIADSDRLTTEAARRRVSWVGHQEIFGQMMRAVMADERYIAYMAGEEPTFKQRQAFVSHLFTEHIANNEALQDVFEGRSIHWMEELDLAATMVKRIIEGMREGGSRTTIEWSELERAPDEEYAFARTLLQRTIAQGPEHEEAIAARASNWDSDRIAMSDMILMKMALTEARVFEEIPVKVTLNEYIEIAKAYSTPKSKGFINGVLDKLFVELKADGRIRKVGRGLLES, encoded by the coding sequence ATGCTCAACCGCCGCTACCTCCGCATCAAGGTGTTCCAGACGCTCTACGCCTATTGGCAGAGCGATGAGGCCAGCCCCGCACGCCTCGAGAAGGAGATGATCGCCGGCATTGAACGCACCTACGATCTCTTCCTGGCCTTGTTGCTGGCCTTCGGCGAACTGCGCCATGTGGTGCAACTGCGCATGGAAGAGCGCCGCAAGAAGCACCTGCCCACCCAGGAGGACCTGGCCCCCAACATGCGCCTGGTGGAGGAACCGCTGCTACGCGCCATCGCCGATAGCGACAGGCTCACCACGGAGGCCGCGCGCCGCCGCGTGTCATGGGTGGGCCACCAGGAGATCTTCGGCCAGATGATGCGCGCCGTGATGGCCGACGAGCGCTACATCGCCTACATGGCGGGCGAGGAGCCCACCTTCAAACAACGGCAGGCCTTCGTGTCGCACCTCTTCACCGAGCACATCGCCAACAACGAGGCCCTGCAGGACGTCTTCGAGGGCCGCAGCATCCACTGGATGGAGGAGCTTGACCTGGCCGCCACCATGGTGAAGCGCATCATCGAAGGCATGCGGGAGGGTGGTTCGCGCACCACGATCGAATGGAGTGAGTTGGAGCGTGCGCCGGACGAGGAGTACGCCTTCGCACGCACGCTCCTGCAGCGCACCATCGCACAGGGTCCAGAGCACGAGGAGGCCATCGCCGCGCGTGCCAGCAACTGGGACTCGGACCGTATCGCCATGAGCGACATGATCCTGATGAAAATGGCCCTCACCGAGGCCCGCGTCTTCGAAGAGATCCCGGTGAAGGTCACCCTCAACGAATACATCGAGATCGCCAAGGCTTACAGCACGCCCAAGAGCAAGGGCTTCATCAATGGCGTGCTGGACAAGCTGTTCGTGGAACTGAAGGCCGACGGCCGCATCCGCAAGGTGGGCAGGGGCCTGCTGGAGAGTTGA
- a CDS encoding Glu/Leu/Phe/Val dehydrogenase, producing the protein MSNTATLTETRRQVLESMEQHDHEEVLFCYDRPTGLRAIIAIHDTTLGPALGGTRMWPYANEAEALHDVLRLSRGMTYKSALAGLDLGGGKAVIIGDARTQKTEAMFRRFGQFVDSLNGRYITAEDVGMSTTEMVNIRKETTNVAGLPEEMGGSGDPSPVTAYGVYVGMKAAAKSAYGSDDLKGRKVSVQGAGNVGRYLVGHLVKDGAKVFLTDIHPEKLEAIKAEFPAIELVAPDAIYDLDVDIYSPCALGATVNDDTLKRLKCSVICGAANNQLASEETHGRAVMEKGILYAPDFLVNAGGIINCAWERKGYNRKAALGQTEAIYATMLGILKASADQGIPTYLAANQAAEDRIRSVRAAGIRF; encoded by the coding sequence ATGTCCAACACCGCCACCCTCACCGAAACGCGGCGCCAGGTCCTTGAAAGCATGGAACAGCACGACCATGAGGAAGTGCTCTTCTGTTACGACCGCCCCACCGGCCTGCGCGCCATCATCGCCATCCACGATACCACCCTCGGCCCCGCGCTGGGCGGCACCCGCATGTGGCCTTACGCCAATGAGGCCGAAGCCCTGCACGACGTGCTGCGCTTGAGCCGTGGTATGACCTACAAGAGCGCCCTGGCGGGTCTGGACCTCGGTGGCGGCAAGGCGGTGATCATCGGCGATGCGCGCACCCAGAAGACCGAAGCCATGTTCCGCCGCTTCGGTCAATTCGTGGACAGCCTCAATGGCCGTTACATCACCGCAGAGGACGTGGGCATGAGCACCACCGAGATGGTGAATATCCGCAAGGAGACCACCAATGTGGCCGGCCTGCCCGAGGAAATGGGTGGCAGCGGTGACCCCAGTCCGGTCACGGCCTATGGCGTGTACGTAGGCATGAAGGCCGCGGCGAAGTCGGCCTATGGCAGTGACGACCTCAAGGGACGCAAGGTGAGCGTGCAGGGGGCCGGCAACGTGGGCCGCTACCTGGTGGGCCACCTGGTGAAGGACGGCGCCAAGGTCTTCCTTACGGACATCCATCCGGAGAAGCTGGAGGCCATCAAGGCGGAGTTCCCCGCCATTGAGCTGGTGGCCCCCGACGCGATCTATGATCTGGACGTGGACATCTACTCGCCCTGCGCGCTGGGCGCCACAGTGAACGACGACACCTTGAAGCGCCTGAAGTGCAGCGTGATCTGCGGCGCGGCCAACAACCAACTCGCCAGCGAGGAGACGCATGGCCGCGCGGTGATGGAGAAAGGCATCCTGTACGCGCCGGACTTCCTGGTGAACGCCGGTGGCATCATCAACTGTGCATGGGAGCGCAAGGGTTACAACCGCAAGGCGGCCCTGGGCCAGACCGAGGCCATCTACGCCACCATGCTGGGCATCCTCAAAGCCAGCGCCGACCAGGGTATACCCACCTACCTCGCCGCCAACCAGGCCGCAGAGGACCGCATCCGCAGCGTGCGCGCCGCCGGCATACGCTTCTGA
- a CDS encoding 1-acyl-sn-glycerol-3-phosphate acyltransferase — MSALYRFVFHTLWGWRIQDERPAHLPRYIVVVAPHTSNWDFIVGLFVRKLARMGDVKYLAKQSLFKPPFGWLFRWLGGYPVDRSKHNNLVDAVVAMFDRGEIDKIAITPEGTRRYQPHWKTGFHHMATRAQVPIILGTFDYPKKLVILTAPFQLTADPEADIERMKDWFRPHKGRNPEDGVR, encoded by the coding sequence ATGAGCGCCCTGTACCGTTTCGTCTTCCACACCCTCTGGGGCTGGCGCATCCAGGACGAGCGCCCGGCCCATCTGCCACGCTACATCGTGGTGGTGGCGCCCCACACCAGCAACTGGGACTTCATCGTGGGTTTGTTCGTGCGCAAGCTGGCCCGCATGGGCGATGTGAAGTACCTGGCCAAACAGTCGCTCTTCAAGCCGCCTTTCGGCTGGCTGTTCCGCTGGCTCGGCGGCTACCCTGTGGACCGGAGCAAGCACAACAACCTGGTGGACGCCGTGGTGGCCATGTTCGATCGTGGCGAGATCGACAAGATCGCCATCACCCCCGAGGGTACGCGCCGTTATCAACCGCACTGGAAGACCGGGTTCCACCACATGGCCACCCGCGCCCAGGTGCCCATCATCCTCGGTACATTCGATTATCCGAAGAAGTTGGTGATCCTCACCGCGCCCTTCCAACTCACCGCCGATCCCGAGGCCGATATCGAGCGGATGAAGGACTGGTTCCGACCGCACAAGGGCCGCAACCCGGAGGATGGGGTCCGCTGA
- a CDS encoding 3'-5' exonuclease, with the protein MDQGGFVVLDVETTSGDPTAGRVLEVAVVDGGGQHDAWCTLVRPRTEIPPFIARLTGIRQHMLHDAPLFHEVAPTLIERCRDRILVAHNVRYDMTALGHEFARCGLVFELPTLCTEKLARHYFTGLQHYNLGSLCRFFGIPYAARHRALPDAVATHALLARMADVHGLDRLLRHVVPARPAAMRA; encoded by the coding sequence ATGGATCAGGGTGGCTTCGTGGTGCTGGATGTGGAGACCACCAGCGGGGACCCCACCGCCGGCCGTGTTCTGGAGGTGGCCGTGGTGGATGGCGGTGGACAACACGACGCCTGGTGCACCCTGGTGCGGCCCCGGACGGAGATCCCGCCCTTCATCGCGCGCCTCACGGGCATCCGGCAGCACATGTTGCACGATGCGCCGCTCTTCCACGAGGTGGCTCCAACGCTCATCGAGCGCTGCCGGGACCGGATCCTGGTGGCGCACAACGTGCGCTACGACATGACGGCGTTGGGCCACGAGTTCGCGCGCTGCGGACTGGTGTTCGAACTGCCCACCCTGTGCACCGAGAAGCTCGCGCGCCACTATTTCACCGGTCTTCAACACTACAACCTGGGGAGCTTGTGCCGCTTCTTCGGCATACCGTACGCTGCGCGCCACCGCGCCCTGCCCGATGCCGTGGCCACGCACGCCTTGCTGGCCCGCATGGCGGATGTCCATGGGCTGGATCGGTTGCTGCGGCACGTGGTGCCCGCGCGTCCCGCCGCGATGCGCGCTTGA